One window from the genome of Desulforhopalus sp. encodes:
- the nusG gene encoding transcription termination/antitermination protein NusG — translation MARQWYILQVHSGFEDKVKATLEERIRKEGLEEHFGEILVPTEQVVEMIKGSRKTSSRRFFPGYMLVSMDLNDQTWHTIHDNMPRVVGFVGDDRDPMPLSDADAAKIIGRIQDGSERPRPKVVFDVGEVVRVIDGPFANFQGVVDEVFPEKGRVKVMVSIFGRETPVELEFVQVSNT, via the coding sequence ATGGCAAGACAATGGTACATACTTCAAGTTCATTCAGGCTTTGAGGATAAGGTTAAAGCTACTCTTGAGGAACGGATACGAAAAGAAGGCTTGGAAGAGCATTTCGGAGAGATTCTTGTTCCCACTGAACAGGTAGTTGAGATGATCAAAGGTTCGAGGAAAACATCCTCTCGCAGGTTTTTTCCCGGATATATGCTGGTCAGTATGGATCTGAATGATCAAACATGGCACACAATTCATGACAATATGCCACGAGTTGTTGGTTTCGTCGGCGATGATCGTGATCCTATGCCGCTGTCTGATGCTGATGCCGCCAAAATTATTGGTCGGATCCAGGACGGCTCAGAACGCCCGCGTCCGAAGGTTGTTTTCGACGTTGGAGAAGTTGTACGGGTAATAGATGGGCCGTTTGCAAACTTCCAAGGTGTGGTTGATGAGGTTTTTCCAGAAAAAGGGCGAGTGAAGGTTATGGTTTCAATTTTCGGCCGGGAGACTCCAGTCGAATTGGAATTTGTACAAGTTTCTAATACATGA
- a CDS encoding FAD-binding protein, producing the protein MTDEQGTSGAVLVVGGGISGLTAALETAEVGNDVFLVEKGPSFGGRVAQLNQYFPKLCPPSCGLEINYRRVKDNRKIRTYTMTTVKSVTGGPGNYEVTLVTAPRYVNSNCTACGDCAVACPDEIANDFNFGMNKSKAAYLPHEMAFPRRFVVKKDALSPAGIEAIKAACKYDAIDLDMQPETLTIKVSSIIWATGWVPYEATKMENLKFGQSKAIVTNMMIERMASPNGPTGGKILRPGDNKAIDSIAFVQCAGSRDENHLEFCSHICCMATFKQMSYVREQYPEAKIYVFYIDLRTPGKYEKFRETRMADPNASFIKGKVADVVLEADGGVTVVAENALTAEKITQKVDMAVLATGMQPSLGLQGAPAELKLDASGFVISDFEKGMISAGCAKKAGDVVTCTQSSTAAALKAIQVSRR; encoded by the coding sequence ATGACTGACGAGCAAGGCACTTCTGGTGCAGTTCTGGTCGTAGGCGGAGGCATCAGTGGACTCACTGCTGCTTTGGAGACCGCTGAAGTCGGGAATGATGTTTTTCTTGTTGAAAAAGGCCCATCTTTTGGTGGAAGAGTAGCCCAATTAAATCAGTATTTTCCAAAGCTATGTCCACCGAGTTGCGGATTGGAGATAAATTATCGCAGGGTAAAAGATAATAGGAAGATCAGAACGTATACCATGACCACCGTCAAATCAGTGACGGGTGGACCTGGAAACTATGAAGTCACACTGGTCACAGCACCAAGATATGTAAACAGCAATTGTACTGCGTGTGGTGACTGCGCAGTTGCCTGCCCGGATGAAATTGCCAACGACTTCAATTTTGGCATGAACAAATCAAAAGCCGCGTATTTGCCGCATGAAATGGCTTTTCCTCGAAGATTTGTTGTGAAAAAGGATGCGCTGAGTCCAGCCGGCATCGAAGCAATAAAGGCAGCGTGCAAATACGATGCTATAGATTTAGATATGCAACCTGAAACCCTCACGATCAAAGTATCCTCGATCATTTGGGCTACTGGTTGGGTGCCTTATGAAGCCACTAAGATGGAAAATCTCAAATTTGGGCAATCAAAGGCCATTGTTACCAATATGATGATTGAGCGTATGGCTTCTCCAAATGGCCCGACTGGTGGAAAAATTCTCCGCCCTGGCGACAATAAGGCTATTGATTCAATAGCATTCGTTCAATGTGCTGGTTCACGAGATGAAAACCATCTGGAATTTTGTTCACATATCTGCTGTATGGCCACATTTAAACAGATGTCATATGTCAGGGAACAGTATCCAGAAGCGAAGATCTATGTATTTTACATTGATCTCAGAACACCTGGAAAATACGAGAAATTCCGAGAGACTCGGATGGCCGATCCTAATGCTTCGTTCATCAAAGGCAAAGTTGCCGATGTTGTACTTGAAGCCGATGGTGGAGTTACTGTTGTTGCAGAAAACGCCTTGACTGCCGAGAAAATTACTCAAAAGGTTGATATGGCCGTTCTTGCTACCGGAATGCAGCCATCGCTTGGTTTGCAAGGAGCTCCTGCAGAGTTGAAGCTGGATGCCAGTGGGTTTGTTATTTCAGACTTCGAAAAGGGTATGATATCTGCCGGTTGTGCGAAAAAAGCTGGCGATGTTGTCACATGTACTCAATCATCAACTGCAGCTGCCCTTAAGGCAATTCAGGTTTCAAGGAGGTAA
- the aprA gene encoding adenylyl-sulfate reductase subunit alpha has product MALPNKPKGELKAVVNPEVVEHDVDILIVGGGMAACGAAFEVKKWAPEGMKIVLVDKASLERSGAVAQGLSAINTYIGENPIESYVKMVRNDLMGVVREDLIYDCGRHVDESVKLFEEWGLPIWKKDADGETLDGAQPAPTLREGGKPVRTGKWQIMINGESYKCIVAEPAATALGAANIMERIFIVKLLLDKNKPNQIAGAAGFSTRENKVHIFRCKAALVACGGAVNIFRPRSTGEGKGRAWYPVWNAGSTYTMCAQVGATLTMMENRFTPARFKDGYGPVGAWFLLFKAKVQNGLGEFYANSASVKDELEKFMPYGASPVTPTCLRNHLMLNELKAGRGPIYMATDVALNAFLDDRRAKGMDEKALKKYWKHLESEAWEDFLDMSVGQAGLWAGMDIEPEKTGSEIMPTEPYMLGSHSGCCGIWTSGPEESWVPDIKNDSRVHKYKWGYNRMTTVDGLFTAGDGVGASGHKFSSGSHAEGRIAAKQMVKFCRDNASFKPELKQTAQAIADEIYAPVKLYEEFKGASTAVDVNPNYCKPAGLMMRLMKATDEYGGGVATYYMTSGKLLNICLDLLRLLREDSEKMAAGDLHELLRCWENYHRIWCVEAHIRHIEFRKESRYPGFYYRSDYPTCDDQNWKCFVNSTFNPETKEWKCEKVECVNILSTDPWL; this is encoded by the coding sequence ATGGCATTACCAAATAAACCAAAAGGCGAGCTGAAAGCCGTCGTGAACCCCGAGGTTGTCGAGCACGACGTGGACATCCTCATTGTAGGTGGTGGTATGGCTGCTTGTGGCGCTGCTTTTGAAGTTAAGAAGTGGGCACCAGAGGGAATGAAGATCGTTCTCGTTGATAAAGCTTCCCTCGAGCGTTCTGGTGCTGTTGCTCAGGGCCTTTCTGCTATCAACACCTACATTGGTGAGAATCCGATTGAGAGCTACGTCAAGATGGTTCGTAATGACCTGATGGGCGTTGTTCGTGAAGACCTTATTTATGACTGTGGTCGTCACGTTGATGAGTCTGTTAAGCTTTTTGAAGAGTGGGGCCTCCCAATCTGGAAAAAAGATGCAGATGGTGAGACCCTTGATGGTGCACAACCTGCTCCGACCCTGCGCGAAGGCGGCAAGCCTGTTCGTACAGGTAAATGGCAGATCATGATCAACGGTGAGTCCTACAAATGTATCGTTGCCGAGCCTGCAGCAACTGCTCTTGGTGCAGCGAACATTATGGAGCGTATTTTTATTGTTAAGCTGCTCCTTGATAAAAACAAGCCGAATCAGATTGCTGGTGCCGCTGGCTTCTCTACCCGTGAGAATAAGGTACACATCTTCCGTTGCAAAGCAGCTCTGGTTGCTTGTGGTGGTGCTGTTAATATCTTCCGTCCACGGTCTACTGGTGAAGGTAAAGGTCGTGCTTGGTACCCAGTTTGGAATGCTGGCTCCACCTACACCATGTGTGCACAAGTTGGCGCAACCTTGACCATGATGGAAAACCGCTTCACCCCAGCTCGTTTTAAAGACGGTTACGGACCAGTTGGTGCTTGGTTCCTCCTGTTCAAAGCCAAGGTTCAAAACGGTCTTGGTGAGTTCTATGCCAACTCCGCTTCAGTGAAAGATGAGCTTGAGAAATTTATGCCTTATGGCGCCTCTCCTGTTACTCCGACCTGTCTGCGTAACCACTTGATGCTCAATGAGCTTAAAGCTGGTCGTGGCCCGATCTACATGGCAACTGACGTAGCTCTGAATGCATTCCTTGATGATCGTCGTGCAAAAGGAATGGATGAGAAGGCTCTGAAGAAATACTGGAAACATCTCGAGTCTGAGGCTTGGGAGGATTTCCTTGATATGTCTGTTGGCCAGGCTGGTCTGTGGGCAGGTATGGATATCGAGCCAGAGAAAACCGGTTCCGAGATTATGCCGACCGAACCCTACATGCTCGGTTCACACTCAGGCTGCTGTGGTATCTGGACCTCTGGCCCAGAAGAATCATGGGTTCCTGATATTAAAAATGATTCCCGCGTACATAAGTATAAGTGGGGATACAACCGTATGACCACTGTTGATGGTTTGTTCACTGCTGGTGACGGCGTTGGCGCATCTGGTCATAAGTTCTCCTCCGGTTCTCATGCGGAAGGACGTATTGCTGCTAAGCAAATGGTCAAATTCTGTCGTGACAATGCGAGCTTCAAACCTGAATTGAAGCAAACCGCTCAGGCGATTGCAGATGAGATCTACGCTCCAGTTAAATTATATGAAGAGTTCAAAGGTGCTTCCACGGCCGTTGATGTCAACCCCAACTACTGCAAACCAGCGGGATTGATGATGCGCCTCATGAAAGCCACCGATGAGTATGGTGGTGGTGTTGCTACCTACTACATGACTTCCGGCAAGCTGCTCAATATCTGCCTCGACCTTCTCCGTCTGCTCCGCGAGGATTCAGAGAAGATGGCTGCAGGTGACCTTCATGAGCTGCTCCGTTGCTGGGAAAACTACCATCGTATCTGGTGTGTTGAGGCTCATATTCGTCACATCGAGTTCCGTAAAGAATCCCGTTACCCAGGATTCTACTATCGTTCAGATTACCCAACCTGTGACGATCAGAACTGGAAATGCTTTGTCAACTCTACCTTTAATCCTGAGACAAAGGAATGGAAGTGTGAGAAAGTTGAATGCGTAAACATTCTGTCGACTGATCCTTGGCTGTAA
- the rplK gene encoding 50S ribosomal protein L11 — MAKKETAYIKLQIPAGKANPSPPVGPALGQRGVNIMEFCKSFNARTQAMGDTIIPVVITVYQDRSFSFVTKTPPASILLMKAAGLKKGSSNPKIDRVAEIGRDKIREIAELKKPDLNAYDVESAMRIIEGTARSAGITIID, encoded by the coding sequence ATGGCCAAAAAAGAAACGGCTTATATCAAATTACAGATTCCTGCCGGAAAGGCAAATCCTTCTCCACCTGTCGGTCCTGCCTTAGGACAACGAGGTGTGAACATAATGGAATTTTGTAAGAGTTTTAATGCAAGAACTCAGGCTATGGGAGATACTATTATTCCCGTAGTTATAACAGTTTACCAAGATCGTTCTTTCTCCTTCGTCACAAAAACTCCACCTGCTTCAATATTGCTTATGAAGGCAGCTGGGTTGAAGAAAGGGTCGAGTAATCCAAAGATTGATCGTGTTGCTGAGATAGGTAGGGATAAGATCAGAGAAATTGCTGAACTTAAAAAGCCAGATCTCAATGCATACGATGTAGAAAGCGCGATGCGTATCATTGAAGGAACAGCACGGAGTGCCGGTATTACCATCATTGATTAA
- the rplJ gene encoding 50S ribosomal protein L10 — MNRDEKVTIVSDLNDSFSRAKFAVVADYCGLKVSEFQKIRIELRNCNSEIRVAKNTLLKRAVTDTGSAALSDDFSGTTAVIMAYADPVEPAKVVTKFANDNEKFKIRSAVLDGEKIGVDKLIALSKLPSKDILLGQLLSTWKNVPTGLVQVLTGVPRTFVYALQAIKDQKEAVNN, encoded by the coding sequence TTGAATCGTGATGAAAAAGTGACAATTGTATCGGACTTGAATGATTCATTCAGCCGAGCAAAATTTGCTGTTGTCGCTGACTATTGTGGTTTAAAGGTTTCTGAGTTTCAGAAGATTCGTATTGAATTGAGAAACTGTAATTCGGAAATCCGTGTAGCCAAAAATACTCTCCTGAAAAGAGCAGTTACGGATACTGGAAGCGCCGCTTTGAGCGATGATTTTTCCGGTACTACAGCGGTTATCATGGCGTATGCAGATCCTGTTGAACCTGCTAAGGTTGTAACAAAATTTGCTAATGATAACGAAAAGTTCAAGATTCGTTCTGCAGTTCTTGATGGAGAAAAGATTGGAGTGGACAAGCTTATTGCCCTCTCTAAGCTTCCGAGCAAAGATATATTGCTTGGTCAATTGTTGTCAACCTGGAAAAACGTCCCGACAGGACTGGTTCAGGTTCTCACTGGTGTACCAAGGACTTTTGTCTATGCCTTGCAGGCTATTAAAGACCAGAAAGAAGCAGTGAACAATTAG
- the secE gene encoding preprotein translocase subunit SecE: MAASTKLKKTNDVKIQEPSLFSPAQIKIFAGEVKAEFFKIVWPDKKTTLGLTAIVVTLTIIMALYLGSVDLLLGKIIGMFLRQ, encoded by the coding sequence ATGGCAGCGAGCACGAAATTGAAGAAAACTAATGATGTGAAGATTCAAGAGCCTTCACTATTCTCGCCTGCTCAGATAAAAATATTTGCTGGTGAAGTTAAAGCTGAGTTTTTTAAGATCGTATGGCCGGATAAAAAGACAACTCTTGGTCTGACGGCAATAGTCGTGACGCTCACTATTATAATGGCACTGTATCTCGGCTCAGTCGATCTCTTGCTGGGAAAAATCATTGGTATGTTCTTGCGCCAATAA
- a CDS encoding hydrogenase iron-sulfur subunit, producing MDKKYCAYICAGCGIGDALDMEALAGVVTGEMSMECKTHNYLCGTEGRALIEGDVAGGVNTIVVGACSPRVMAREFDFGKDKITVRANIREQVVWSEVKPAEGQAPHKEAAAFLQESAADYMRMACTRAKKTLLPEPYQLEEINKTILVMGGGLAGLTAAKEASAAGYKVIIVEKEAKLGGKAVNWRKSFPTKAPWTDLEDNPINALIASVEGNDRITVKTGTEVARISGAPGNFGVTFKAAGTRTEWDAPQKVTVDQQDLISKGEMEDPNKGLNKYTDLNPDAVKVGAVVLATGWKPADVSQYEHLGYGKVKNVVTNAEFERLAKEGKVPANVAFVQSPGGKDHDKDFPYCNSVTSMVALKQAQYVCQDNANGKAYILYQHMRTPGHMELFYKSAQNNDGIFLTKGNVMKVEESGSSLSVAVENTLLGEDISLQVDMVVLAAGMEPTTLNEDSINLAYRQGPAFVDLELFDGYADSHFICFPYETRRTGVYACGGVRKAETMEEAVDDATGAALKAIQCIESTDRGVAVHPRSGDATYPEFFMQRCTQCKRCTEECPFGALDDDEKGTPLPNPTRCRRCGTCMGACPERIIGFKDYNIDLIGSMIKSIEVPEDDEDRLRILILVCENDAYPALDMAGMKRLGVSHMVRFIPVRCLGSVNMAWIRDALSAGLDGAMLLGCSYGDDYQCHFVKGSEIANKRMENIGDTLSTLGLEPERVAANQVAITDYDKIPSIINDFVDQIVEMGPNPFKGF from the coding sequence ATGGATAAAAAATATTGCGCCTATATTTGTGCAGGTTGTGGCATTGGCGACGCGCTTGATATGGAGGCGCTTGCCGGAGTTGTAACCGGTGAGATGTCAATGGAGTGTAAAACACACAATTATCTTTGCGGGACTGAAGGTCGAGCTCTTATTGAAGGTGATGTCGCTGGCGGGGTTAATACCATAGTGGTTGGGGCATGCTCTCCTCGGGTCATGGCTCGGGAGTTTGATTTTGGTAAGGATAAAATTACTGTCCGAGCCAACATCAGAGAACAAGTTGTGTGGTCTGAGGTAAAGCCTGCTGAAGGCCAAGCACCACACAAAGAAGCAGCCGCATTTTTACAAGAGTCTGCCGCCGATTATATGCGGATGGCGTGTACTCGGGCGAAAAAAACGTTGTTGCCTGAGCCGTACCAACTCGAAGAAATCAATAAAACAATTCTGGTAATGGGTGGTGGCTTGGCCGGCCTGACTGCAGCCAAAGAGGCTTCCGCTGCGGGATATAAAGTTATTATCGTTGAAAAGGAAGCAAAGCTTGGTGGAAAGGCAGTTAACTGGAGAAAGAGCTTTCCGACGAAAGCTCCCTGGACTGATCTCGAGGATAATCCGATCAATGCATTGATTGCCAGTGTCGAAGGTAATGACAGAATTACCGTCAAAACTGGCACTGAGGTAGCCCGTATATCTGGTGCACCAGGAAATTTCGGGGTAACTTTTAAGGCTGCCGGCACAAGAACAGAATGGGACGCTCCGCAGAAGGTAACTGTTGATCAGCAGGATTTGATCTCAAAAGGAGAGATGGAAGATCCCAACAAAGGTCTCAATAAATACACGGATCTTAATCCGGATGCCGTAAAGGTTGGTGCAGTAGTTCTCGCAACAGGATGGAAGCCCGCAGATGTTTCGCAATACGAGCATCTTGGCTACGGTAAAGTAAAAAATGTTGTCACTAATGCCGAGTTTGAGAGACTTGCCAAAGAAGGAAAGGTTCCTGCAAACGTCGCTTTTGTCCAAAGTCCAGGCGGCAAGGACCACGATAAGGATTTTCCGTATTGCAACTCTGTTACCTCTATGGTGGCCCTGAAACAGGCACAGTATGTATGCCAGGATAATGCAAATGGTAAGGCCTATATTCTTTATCAGCATATGAGAACTCCCGGGCATATGGAACTGTTCTATAAAAGTGCCCAGAATAATGATGGTATTTTCTTAACCAAGGGCAATGTGATGAAGGTTGAGGAGAGTGGCTCTTCTCTTTCGGTAGCCGTCGAAAATACTTTGCTCGGCGAAGACATAAGCCTGCAAGTCGATATGGTGGTATTGGCAGCTGGTATGGAACCGACAACCCTCAATGAGGATTCGATTAATCTCGCTTACAGGCAAGGACCTGCATTTGTTGACCTTGAGCTTTTCGATGGATACGCTGATTCTCATTTCATTTGCTTTCCCTACGAAACTCGTCGTACCGGTGTATATGCATGCGGAGGCGTTCGTAAGGCCGAGACCATGGAAGAGGCGGTCGATGATGCAACTGGTGCTGCGCTGAAGGCTATTCAATGTATTGAATCTACCGACAGGGGCGTTGCTGTTCACCCGCGTTCTGGGGATGCAACCTACCCAGAATTTTTCATGCAAAGATGTACCCAGTGCAAACGCTGTACTGAAGAATGTCCATTTGGTGCCCTTGATGACGATGAGAAGGGTACTCCTCTGCCGAACCCAACTCGCTGCCGCCGCTGTGGTACATGTATGGGCGCTTGTCCTGAGAGGATTATTGGCTTCAAGGATTACAATATTGACCTCATTGGTTCGATGATTAAATCAATTGAGGTACCGGAAGACGACGAGGATCGTCTGAGGATTCTTATTCTTGTCTGTGAAAACGATGCCTATCCGGCACTTGACATGGCTGGAATGAAGCGTCTTGGGGTAAGCCATATGGTTCGGTTCATTCCTGTTCGCTGTTTGGGCTCGGTGAACATGGCATGGATTCGTGATGCACTTTCAGCCGGGTTGGACGGGGCGATGTTGCTTGGATGCTCCTACGGTGATGACTACCAGTGCCACTTTGTAAAGGGGTCTGAAATAGCCAACAAACGAATGGAGAATATTGGCGATACTCTTTCCACTTTAGGGCTTGAGCCGGAAAGAGTTGCAGCCAACCAGGTTGCAATTACTGATTACGACAAAATACCTAGCATAATCAATGATTTTGTTGATCAAATCGTTGAGATGGGGCCTAACCCGTTTAAAGGATTCTAG
- the qmoC gene encoding quinone-interacting membrane-bound oxidoreductase complex subunit QmoC has protein sequence MNVQPDLEFIRSLKEAGGDTLKKCFQCATCSVMCPLSKEGKPFPRKEMIWAQWGMRDKLVTDPDVFLCHQCGDCTANCPRGAKPGDVLSAIRAYAYTFYGWPSPLAKLASTAKGLPILIGLPVVVIFIMWLLSGAMRFPTAEEFASHGYQQFFGTWDFRWYAKNIFFIVMIMVPSLGLALFSAFKGISTMWKKMSEDAGLNSEFRPAIGQFLVEFIWPSIIEIVKHSRFRECKTNIDRVRGHLPLMLAFIGLFIVTCWSLLKNDVLGLFWHSLHGPLPLTDPFKILGNVSAIALLFGIGVLWSNRKKAEVELKTQATFYDWFLIWEIAAVGVTGLGSELLRWAGMPVVGYIVYFMHLVAVMMLFLYLPYTKFAHLLYRTAAYAFEKYRQSAFGKVS, from the coding sequence ATGAATGTTCAACCCGATTTAGAATTTATCAGATCCTTAAAGGAAGCAGGGGGCGACACTCTCAAGAAGTGCTTTCAGTGCGCCACCTGCTCGGTAATGTGCCCCCTCTCAAAAGAGGGTAAGCCCTTTCCAAGGAAGGAAATGATTTGGGCCCAGTGGGGTATGAGGGACAAGCTGGTGACTGACCCAGATGTGTTCCTTTGTCACCAATGTGGGGATTGTACAGCAAATTGCCCTCGTGGGGCCAAACCTGGAGATGTACTCAGTGCCATCCGTGCGTACGCTTACACCTTTTATGGTTGGCCGTCTCCACTGGCAAAATTGGCTTCAACCGCTAAGGGTTTGCCAATACTGATTGGGCTTCCTGTCGTGGTGATTTTTATAATGTGGCTCTTGTCTGGAGCAATGAGATTTCCAACTGCAGAAGAATTTGCCAGCCATGGTTACCAGCAATTTTTTGGAACTTGGGATTTCCGCTGGTATGCTAAGAATATCTTTTTTATTGTCATGATAATGGTCCCATCTCTTGGTCTTGCATTGTTTTCTGCCTTCAAGGGGATCAGCACAATGTGGAAAAAAATGAGCGAGGACGCTGGGTTGAACTCTGAGTTCAGGCCTGCTATAGGCCAATTTCTTGTAGAATTTATCTGGCCGTCTATCATAGAGATTGTTAAGCATTCCCGTTTCCGTGAGTGCAAAACTAACATCGATAGAGTACGTGGGCATTTGCCATTAATGCTCGCTTTTATTGGCTTGTTTATTGTAACCTGCTGGTCTTTATTGAAGAACGATGTCCTCGGACTATTTTGGCATTCATTGCATGGACCTCTTCCTTTAACAGATCCGTTTAAGATCCTCGGAAATGTTTCCGCTATAGCACTTCTTTTTGGCATAGGTGTGTTGTGGTCAAATAGAAAGAAAGCGGAGGTCGAACTTAAAACCCAGGCCACATTTTATGATTGGTTTCTGATCTGGGAAATTGCCGCTGTTGGCGTTACTGGGTTGGGTTCGGAGCTTTTACGTTGGGCTGGAATGCCGGTAGTTGGGTATATCGTATATTTCATGCATTTAGTGGCCGTCATGATGCTGTTCTTGTATCTGCCATATACCAAATTCGCCCATCTGCTTTATAGAACAGCCGCGTATGCCTTTGAAAAATATCGACAAAGTGCTTTTGGAAAGGTGAGCTGA
- the tuf gene encoding elongation factor Tu: MSKKKFERTKPHVNVGTVGHIDHGKTTLTAAITRVLSLKGQATFTDFSEIDKAPEEKERGITIATAHVEYETVNRHYAHVDCPGHADYIKNMITGAAQMDGAILVVAATDGAMPQTREHILLARQVGVPAIVVFLNKCDMVDDEELIELVEMELRELLDKYEFPGDDVPFVKGSALKALENPEDAESAKCIWDLMDAIDSYIPEPKRDVDQPFLMPVEDVFSISGRGTVATGRIERGVIHVGDEVEIIGIRPTAKTTCTGVEMFRKLLDEGQAGDNIGALLRGIKREEIERGQVLAAPKSITPHTKFKSECYILSKEEGGRHTPFFNGYRPQFYFRTTDVTAVVSLEAGVEMVMPGDNITASVELITPIAMDVGLRFAIREGGRTVGAGVISEIIA; the protein is encoded by the coding sequence ATGTCGAAGAAAAAATTTGAAAGGACAAAACCGCACGTCAATGTAGGTACGGTAGGGCATATTGATCATGGCAAGACCACTTTGACTGCAGCAATTACACGTGTTTTATCATTAAAAGGTCAGGCTACGTTCACCGATTTTTCCGAGATAGATAAGGCACCGGAGGAAAAAGAGCGAGGCATTACCATTGCTACCGCTCATGTCGAATACGAGACTGTGAATCGGCATTACGCTCATGTGGATTGTCCAGGGCACGCTGACTACATTAAGAATATGATCACCGGTGCAGCGCAAATGGACGGTGCGATCCTGGTGGTTGCGGCAACTGACGGTGCAATGCCACAGACCAGAGAGCATATTTTGCTTGCACGTCAAGTTGGTGTTCCTGCGATTGTTGTGTTCCTCAATAAATGTGACATGGTTGATGATGAGGAGCTTATTGAATTGGTAGAGATGGAGCTTCGTGAGCTTCTTGATAAGTATGAGTTTCCTGGCGATGATGTGCCATTTGTTAAAGGTTCTGCTTTGAAGGCTTTGGAGAATCCTGAAGACGCAGAATCTGCGAAATGCATTTGGGATCTTATGGATGCCATTGATTCCTATATACCTGAACCAAAGCGCGATGTTGATCAGCCATTTTTGATGCCTGTTGAAGATGTATTTTCGATATCAGGACGAGGTACAGTTGCCACAGGGAGAATCGAGAGGGGAGTGATTCATGTTGGAGATGAGGTGGAGATAATCGGCATTCGTCCGACCGCCAAGACAACATGTACCGGAGTGGAGATGTTCCGGAAACTTCTTGACGAGGGTCAGGCAGGCGACAATATTGGCGCGTTGCTACGTGGTATCAAGCGTGAGGAAATTGAAAGGGGCCAGGTTTTGGCTGCTCCGAAATCAATCACACCGCACACGAAGTTCAAATCAGAGTGCTATATTTTGAGTAAGGAAGAGGGTGGTCGGCATACACCGTTTTTCAATGGCTATCGTCCGCAGTTTTATTTTAGAACGACAGATGTAACGGCGGTTGTCAGTCTTGAGGCGGGAGTTGAGATGGTTATGCCTGGCGACAACATTACCGCGTCGGTAGAACTCATCACCCCGATCGCGATGGATGTAGGATTGCGTTTTGCCATTCGAGAAGGCGGGCGTACTGTTGGTGCTGGCGTTATTAGTGAAATTATCGCTTAG
- the rplA gene encoding 50S ribosomal protein L1: MPKHGKNYKNKIEGVDRSTLHSVEAGIDLVLKSTYAKFDETFDVAIKLGVDPRHADQMIRSSVALPHGTGKVTRVLVFAKGAKEAEALEAGADYVGGDDLVEKIKEGWLEFDKTVATPDMMGVVGKIGRILGPRNLMPNAKLGTVTFDVANIVKDIKGGKVDFRVDKGGIIHSGIGKVSFGKEKISDNLLAFVQRIIQLKPSTSKGIYLRSITISSTMGPGVKLDPLAVRSLLS; encoded by the coding sequence ATGCCGAAACACGGTAAAAATTATAAGAATAAAATAGAGGGTGTGGATCGTAGTACCCTACATAGCGTCGAAGCAGGAATTGATTTGGTCCTTAAATCTACCTATGCCAAATTTGATGAGACTTTCGATGTAGCAATTAAACTGGGGGTTGATCCTCGGCACGCTGACCAGATGATTCGATCGTCCGTAGCACTACCACATGGCACTGGGAAGGTTACGAGAGTCCTCGTCTTTGCCAAAGGTGCAAAGGAAGCTGAAGCTCTTGAAGCTGGGGCTGATTACGTCGGTGGAGATGATCTCGTTGAGAAAATTAAAGAAGGCTGGCTTGAGTTCGACAAGACAGTAGCTACTCCAGATATGATGGGTGTAGTTGGAAAAATTGGCCGTATACTTGGGCCACGGAACCTTATGCCAAACGCCAAACTTGGTACTGTTACCTTTGATGTTGCAAATATTGTTAAAGATATCAAAGGGGGTAAGGTTGACTTTAGGGTTGATAAAGGTGGGATTATTCATAGTGGCATTGGCAAAGTCTCTTTTGGAAAAGAGAAAATATCTGATAACCTTTTAGCCTTTGTTCAGAGAATAATTCAACTGAAGCCGTCTACGAGCAAAGGGATCTATCTTCGATCCATTACGATTTCGTCGACAATGGGTCCGGGTGTGAAACTTGATCCGTTAGCGGTACGATCTTTATTGAGTTAG
- the rpmG gene encoding 50S ribosomal protein L33, translated as MRDIVTLACGTCKRRNYTTTKNKKNTPNKLEFSKYCPFCKGHTAHKETK; from the coding sequence ATGAGAGATATAGTAACCCTCGCATGTGGAACATGCAAACGGCGTAATTATACCACAACCAAAAACAAGAAGAATACGCCGAATAAACTTGAGTTTAGTAAGTACTGCCCTTTCTGCAAAGGACATACTGCACATAAAGAAACCAAATAA